A segment of the Cheilinus undulatus linkage group 24, ASM1832078v1, whole genome shotgun sequence genome:
AAGAGCATAATGTGGACATAtaacaaggaaaaataaaaatgaaaatgacacaagTAGAACTGGAATGAGAGTTACAGTAGAAGATTGTAAAATCTAAAACATAATGGCGTCAGTGAAAAGCAACGATTCCTATGATAATATTTCAAAAGATATGGTAGGAtgtgggaggaggagagagttaAATGCatatattcaaacaaacaaccaaacaaatacatgaagatAATGACGATAATGACGACATCATATCAGTGGGGATAAAATAAAGATAAGATTCAAGACAGAAATGTAATAGAGATGAGAACAGATAAGTAAAATTCAGGTAGGTGAACACGAGATAAAGAAGAAAATTAGCATGAGAAGagtataaaataataaaaagaataagaagagtagtgtaaataaaagagaagtAATGAAATAGATAAATAGTTAGAAgggacatcacataaaagcaagtctataaaagtgagttttaaggagtgatttaaaagatgtcaccgAATCTGCCAGCCTTATCTCTTCGggcaggtcattccaaagtcgaggagCCCTGACAGCGAAAGCCCTGTCTCCTTTAGATTTcagcctcgactttggaacgaccaggaagCCCCCGcccgaggatctaaggctgcgcAGTGGCTCATAGGGGGTCAGCATTGCAGAAATGTAGCCTGGTGCTAGACCCATACGATCTTTAAAAGTgatcagtaaaatcttaaaatcaattctaaaagtaaTGGGTagccagtggagggaagcaAGGATAGGGGTGACGTGATGtcatctgttaaaaccagttaaaagccTAGCTGCTGTGTTCTGGACCAGTTGGAGGCGGGAGAGTGATTTATTTGTAATACCGGAAAGGAGTGGGTTGTAGTAGTCCAGACGAGAgaagatgaatgaatggataaCTCTTTCAAGGTCAGCAGGGGGCAGTATGGATTTAATTTTGGATATGGATCTGATTTGGATGAAGCAGGACTGGACTATTTTCTTGATGTGTGGTTCGAAAGTGAGGTTTGAATCAAAAGTAAGCCCTAAATTTCTTGCAGTTGGTGTGATGTTGGAGGAGAGTGGACCAAGAAAACTACTAATCAGGCTGGTGTTTGGATTTGGGTGATTGAGGAGTATGATTTtggtaaaaagcagtaaaaaggtgggggggggggggggtgagtaaaaaataactaaaattggtaagaagcagcaaaaagtgagggaaaaaagagtggtaaaataactaaaattggcaaaaaggtagggggaaatgagtgaaaagtgattaaaattggcaaaaagcaacaaagaagtgtgtgtggggtgtgtgACATGTAATGGCTGGAGGTgccttaaatgggcaaaaaattgtaaataagggcaatggaaatatacaaacaaaaagtaaagtttgacaattaaagcctactttataagtgtgggaaataaattgcaatggataattctgagggcaaagtttcccctttttatggttttctggggaataatatttcaaatttagacataaaagagccacactttGATACTGGTTTATAGGATGTAAATCCAGTTTGGAGGCGTTTACACACCAGGCCGTAGTTAAACACAACAGATAATTACAGATCAGTAAAGAGAGACAAACCTTTAGAGACTGCCTCTTGGTGACGTAGTTCTCCGAGTGCAGCAGCTTCTCATAATCTGCAAACACCTGAAACCACATCAGAGACACTTTAGCATTCACCTTTAACCATCTGAGATGAAAATAAGactgaagattttaaaaagcaccacAGGAGAGCATCTAAACAAATCAGATCGAtgtgatgaggaggaggtgatATCTGGTTTGACACGTCTACATGAACTTCAGTGATGCGTTGATGGAAAAAATCTTGTTTACATGCTTGTTTCAGTAGCTGGATATCTTTCCTCAGTGGTTGACAGAAGTGTAAGCCAAAGATCTCTTCCTCAAATTCTTCTTCCCCTCTCCTTCATcgttctccttttttctttcccctCCTTCTTCcatttcctcctcctgtttttcttcttctttttcttcttcatctgcctttttttgtcCTCCTTTTCCTTGTTCTCTTCTTCGTTCTTTAACTTCTTGTTTCCTTCTTCCTCCTGTCTCCTGCATCTTCACCTACATCCTTCTTCCCCTTTTTCCCTTTCTGTTTCTTCCTTTGTCTTTGTCCTCCTccatcttcttctttctcctactcctccttctccttctcagTCTTCTTCATCTTTCCTCTTTACTCCTCCTTTGCCTTCTTTGTtattcttcttctccttcctcctccttcattctcCTCATCTCTCATCATCTTCtgctcttctttcttcttcctgtcttcctcctttattattgtttttcacctcctccatcttttccttctgctgtgttttcttcatcttcctccttcttcctccttaTTTGTCTTCTTTATCTTcatctccttcctcctcctccccagtcttctctccatctctctactacctcctcctcctcgattattttcctcctctttcctctccttcttgatcatcttcctcctcctgctttgtctcctccttcatctttcttctccttctccattattttcctcctctttcgtcttcttctcctccttttcctcctcctttatcATCTTCTTCCTCCACCTTCATCTTGCTTCTCCTTCCTACTCCTTTGCCTtcttccctcttcttcttcctcctcctccttaattatcttcctcctctttcccttTATTGTCCCCTTACCTCTCCTCCTTTAtcatcttcttcctcctcttcctctcataGTCTTCACCCATGCACAGATGTAATAAACCTGATGTACAGAAACCAGATTAACCCGTCTACATGTGCTGAATGACCCAGATTAACAGAATCTTCAGACTCTGATACTGGCTTTTATCTGAAGAAGTTTATCACGTTAGTGGACTCTGTTAAAGTCGTCTCCTGAGAGCCTTCCCTCCTGGTGACGGCGGGACAGCTGTCAACATTTAGGAAAACGGCGGTTCTGTGCAGGTTTCAGCCTGGGACCCCAAGGAGCCTTCCCCCTCTGGATCCTGCCGGCATAGACCGGATCTTTGTACACTCTGACATGTTTCcagtgatttattttcctgGAACTTCATGAGTCTGAGACAAAGCTTTGAGTATCGTCTGCCTTGTTTTCCTGCTGTGTGAGTGGCCGCAGCGTGTTCGATGACACGCTCCTTTATTTGGGTGTGTGACTGGCCCATTGAGCAGCGCGGTGGCCGACACCTGATCCGGTGGAGGATCAGCGTGTGTTTGCTCTCTGGGGGTCCCCGTGGTCGGCGGTGTTTATGACTCTAAATAGCTCAGATGGTGCGTGATGTTGGTGCGTAGAGTTAAAGTTAGAGACGGAGTACTTCCACCCAAGATAACAGAAAGCTCGTCCGTCATCAGACTAATCCTCTGTGGAGAAAAGGTGTTAGGAAGTGTAAAAACACTCACAGCGTCGTAGTTCTGTTCAAGGTATTCAGCCACCAGCACTTTGTGTCTCGTCAGAAGATCCTGGGGAGAACAAACCCGTTCATTACTTACAGTCATGTTTGTGCTAAAtgtagaataaaaacatgacgaCGCTGTAAAATAGCAGCCAATAAAAGGCCGGATTTTTTCACTCAAGCAGCCAAAAACTAGTTAGtcatagagcaggggtcatcaagtacatctgcacaagggccagattcaGTCTCAACAGAAAGTCTGAGGGCCggattttcaaatacacaaaaattgaatcaatattttggtctgatagAAAtgttattgtagtagtatttgtattttctttggaaatgtgggacatttttagtcattaccagtgagatctatccctgttatctataactcagcaggccacaaggagacaggtctgaaaacagaactGGCCCGACCCCTGAAGATCCCAGAGAATTCAGCACCagattaacccatttttgacactttttaaaacttttaccCCCCTaacctctttaacccaatttttctgcaatattttaaccccttttgaaccattttcctgcatgttttatcccctttctGCCATTcttatcattttttgccacttttcttccatttttgccactttttaacctcttttcattacatttttcaacacttttccaatttttaacccattatttaTCCTTTTTGTCTGTAACCCAATTCTGcaatattttttcccttttgaaacacttttcctgcatgttttatcccctttgtgccactcttcaccatttttgccactttttaacccctctttgtgacttttttgcactattttttctcatttgtaaTAAATTTTTGAtcccttttgccccttttattcctcttaaaccaatttttgccacttttaacctcttttcaccatgttcttttgccagttttgtccctccacaacccatttttgctactctctaacccaGTGAtactctggagccacatgtggctcttttgtgatgattgtggctctttaatgtctgaattcaaattttattcCCCCAAAAAGCCCTTAAAAAGGTGAAACTTTGACCTAAGAAGTTATCcaataatcagtttgtttctcaagcttgtacagttggctttaaCCGTCAACCTtaatttttatctaaatatttccattgcccttatttgcattccTTTGCcccatttgcatttttttccactaataatccatttttacagctttaagcTGACTTTTGCctctcctttttgccactttctgctcgtttttgccccttttcactagttttaacctcttttatactgctttttgcaactttttccccATTGTTTGCCATTATTTCCCACTTTTCACAGTTATGctgccttttaccattaaatgccactttttttccctcattgttgcccatttttcctacctttttgcCTGCcgtagtcacttttcactcatttttgccatgtttttgtcgctttttgaccatttttgccacctgtatctttttttttgtcacttttaacccaatttttttgccatttcctaccttttttccccacttttcccTCCTCATTTATGTCAGtccacccagtttttgccattatttcccacttttcacacatttaagctgccttgtACCATtacatgccactttttcccccattgttgcccatttttcctacctttttgctgctttttgcctgccttattcacttttcactccactcattttttgccttgtttttgtcgctttttgaccatttatgccacctgtatttttttttggtcacttttaatccatttttttttgccatttcctacctttattgccacttttcctccccatttatttcacttttcatccatttattttttgccattttgttgccactttaaacctttttgccacttttcatcactcagattgtggctcttgcaaaggtattttccataatttggctctttgccTGAGCAGGGTTAAGTATTCCTGctctaacccattttctccactttatctggtcattttgcagcacttctgccaaccttaacccttttttaaatatctactaattctgacagtaaatttcagtagaaacagatctaatgtgaagtcattctaaaactacttcagtattaattgtttgtgggatggatttaacagctgcagactttTAAAGCCAAGGGATACTCTTAAAACTgaaacatcttcttttcctccttttctgaagtTAATGATCTTTCcggggctggacaggaagctttgggggcctgatgtggcccccgggccaccagttgatgatcagtgtcatAGAAGCTTCAAAATCTTGCatgtcagactttttaaaagccttcaTTTTTGTTCAATTGATTGATCAACTTCTAATTCTTTTTAGGACCCCTGATAAAGATGGAAAACTTGGGTAAACACGTGTAGTTTTCTTTAGAACAGCAGAGCAgattttccctccttttttaaaGCCTATCTGAACTTAGCTTGAGCTCTAATTGCTGTGATGACTGACATTGATTCTGTCTTCTCagtaaaattaaacaacataaaGTGACTGTTAAAACAAAATATCCCCAGTACCTTAAAGGTGGCGAAAGCGTCAGAGGCGATGTCGAAGGTAGACATCTCCACGTAGCTGAAGAAACAGTGGAAGTGATCCGAGTGAAGGACGATCTTGGCGAGCGGCTCGTGGCGGATGCACTCCCTCAGCATGATCCCACAATTCAACGCTACCTGGGGAGTCTCGTACCTTCACACAGAGAGGACGTGTCAGCTGACCAGAGTCTGACATGCTCagtttgtctgtgtttgtgtttgcagctCACCCTTTGAGCAGTATAAACAGAACTTCTTGATGGGAACAGAAATATTCGACAGTGGGACTCCTCGTGCCGATCTGCCTCCTCAGGATGTTGTTAAAGATCTGACACACGTCCTTCTTCCCCTGAGAACATCCCACAAATATAACAATCAGTGGtctgttctttattttaaattctctcttcttttctctaAGTTGCATTATTTCGTACTTGAAGTTGCTGATTGTGGCTAAAGGAAGTTCTTTCATTCTTACCTCAAAGTCTATGACTTGCAGGTTTTctaccagagaaatgagcaggCCGCTGTTGTAGAGCTCCTGAGCCAGCTGGGCCACCGTCTCAGTGTTAGGCTCCTTATCGTTGCTGCCGTACAGGATCTCTTTCATCGACACCAAACACTTGGAGACCTCCTCAGACGCCTGCAAGACATGAAGACGAAGAGCTAATTCAGACAAAGATGGTCAAAACTTCAACAGCTTTTTGATAACACATGCTTTAGATGATAAAATACGTTCAACAGGGCTGAAAGTAtaaaggaaaagagaaaaaggcaCTGAAGAACTCAAAAACATGTTGACACCTCTTCTTAAACATGCAGGAAGTAGCAGGATCTTCTTTGACTGCTCCGTCCTGTCACTGGCTAGCACGTTTGGTTTTTGGGTATCTACATTTTTAGGAGAAACTTGTCTTTTTTGCTCTTTGTTATCCTTACACTACTATCAACAGACTCTTACGTGGAGGCTGGAAATCAACAATGACTAAATTAACCAGATTTAGTTTCCAGGATCTTatggggcaaaaagtggcaaaaacaggtaaatgtgccaaacatgggcaaaaaaacaaaaaaacgcaaaaatgaattaaaagtggcaaaaaaatggaaaaaggggcCAAATTGCATATAGGGGCAATGACAATGTACATACAAAACAATAAAGGTTGGCAATTgaagcctactgtataagtgttGGAAACAAACTGACTTATGTGACCTGTAAAGGATAATTTCAGAGGTCCAAGttttccttttaaaggtttttccGTGGGAATCAAAATTGAATTTAAGACCTAAAAGATCCACGTGAGgcccagagccacacgttgattATCActgctgcagagccacagaaaGTCTGGACCTCTACCAAACTTGATCCTGAGGTTGACTGTTGGGGTTAATTTCCTGGGTTAGATCTGAGCTGACAGAGAAGTGTCAGGAGATGATGGGGCCGGGACGTTCCTTGTTCTAATTCACAGAGTCCTGTCAGCCCTCGGCCCAGGACATTAAGGTATTTACACACATGCAGGAACACGGAGTCTCCTCAGGAGTGAAACGGTTACTGACGTTTATGATAACAACGATAAAATTACCTCACACTTA
Coding sequences within it:
- the cab39l gene encoding calcium-binding protein 39-like, whose amino-acid sequence is MPLFGKSHKSPADTVRTLKENLAILVKQDKKTDKASEEVSKCLVSMKEILYGSNDKEPNTETVAQLAQELYNSGLLISLVENLQVIDFEGKKDVCQIFNNILRRQIGTRSPTVEYFCSHQEVLFILLKGYETPQVALNCGIMLRECIRHEPLAKIVLHSDHFHCFFSYVEMSTFDIASDAFATFKDLLTRHKVLVAEYLEQNYDAVFADYEKLLHSENYVTKRQSLKLLGELLLDRHNFTVMTRYISKPENLKLMMNLLRDKSPNIQFEAFHVFKVFVANPNKTQPIIDILLKNQTKLIDFLSGFQKDRTDDEQFNDEKTYLIKQIRDLKKPAS